In Ooceraea biroi isolate clonal line C1 chromosome 6, Obir_v5.4, whole genome shotgun sequence, the genomic stretch aaatgtacatgTCTTtgctatttattatgtaatagacgatttaattaataagcaTACATTTTCTGTCAATCTTAATCGTCGGTTTCTCAGGATATAGAATATATGTTCCCCGCAAATGAACGTTTAATTACTAATATGTTCTAACAGAAAAAGGATTAGATGGAACAGAGAAAAGGAATATTAATATCTGTGCCAACTTCACAGAGCtaaatttgcatttcttcaattcttttgattctttttacttttttttgcaAGGTGGACAAACAGCAATTATACGGGTATATATCGTTCAGTGCGGGGACACTTTCCTTTTCGATTGCTTCCGTTGACAAGGCGTACGCCATCTCACTCACTCACGAGGCTATTATAGAATTCCATTAAAAACGACGGCATTCTCTCGCCGAGTTCTCGAGATGATAATAGGATTTCTTCAACCCCGTAGTAACGAGTCAGAGCCTCGGCGAGTCGCTCCTCCTCCAGAAAAAGACTGCAACGCCGTCGGTTTATTCAGTAAAGTACGTTCCACGCCATTTCACCTATCGCACCCTCGCCCTTACGCTGTTATCGCGGAGTTCGAAAATAGTGCGATGTTTTTACGTGGCAATTCCCACCGCAAATGCGTAGAGTCCTTTCTtgttgatttttctctttcttcatgACCACCCGGCTGATTCccgatttattttaatgtcatGACGATCACCTGTCGAGCTGATGCCAAGACAATTCCACGGGATAATCGCGAGCATTCTCGATGCGAAGTAGAATTTTGTATACCATCGCGATGTAATCCGAAGTTAGTAATTGGATCGCTGATGTCCTAATTCTGCGGAATGTTGCTTAAAAATATCGTCGCGTGGGACGCAGGGGATACTTTGTGGATAACTCGTGACGCCTTTTGCAATAAGGATCAACGGATCTTCATTAGCCACCTAAATAATGACACCAAGAATGAAACAAGAATAAGAAGACATTTTAAACGTTCAACTTTGCTTTAAGATATTCGTATTTTATATGCAGCAATTCTCGCGATCATGGTAATCCACGACTAGAATTTAATTCGCAAAGTTTGATTAGTGTGCCGTAGTACTGTAACGCACCTGTAGCTCGAATTCAATCTGGAAAGCGCCGTGCACTGTCGGTTGGAACTCTATCCTGATTTTCATTGACGATAAAGGATCCAGTAGTCCCTTATTCGGCTCGACTGTTAACGCACTGATTGCGGAGTCACTTTTTTCTGTGTCGGATTCTAAATCCCTCTCGTGTATCTCGTAGTTCAGGCATATTCCGCTATGGTTCTCCAAGATAAAGCTCGACTGACACTGTTCGCCGAACAACTGCAGCATAGTTcgataaattgaattaataaaaaaaaaactataacCAAGTACAAGTTTttgttgaaagaaaaaaaattatcaaatgtgcactaataattaaaataattcgagAGATAATTTACCTTTTGGCCGAAGTCGATAATTTGCCTGTCAACGGAGTATCGAACGTTGTCCGCACTAGCGAATACATTTACTACTTCAGTAGGTCCCTGAAAAATCTCGCAGAGCGCAACAGCTTTCACTTGCATGGGTTCAGAACCACGGAAGATGAAGCGCACACGTTGCGAAGAGTATGGAACGAGAATTCCTTCGTGCGGGACGATATCAAGTATCTGGATAACATGTAAGCTTTGCGATTAGACTTAATATTTCAGCGATATCATTTATCTACTTCTCGCGGAAACTCGCTAGCTCAAGTAAGCTTTTTGTCTCTCCAGGAAGATGCCTTTTCAATACTTTAACAAAGACAATGCTACATACAACAAAttatgagaaattaattataagtgcacctttttaattattacgtcaactatctttaattttatctcgCATTCCGAAAGACTGTTGTCAATTAACGAGCAATTACAATTTTAGGTGCTTTCTTATGTTTCAACTTAcaagaattttaaatttgtcGTAAGTAACATCTGAATTGTATGAGCAAATGTGTGAGTCActgcattaatataaataatttctaaataatatCGCAAGCTTATAATTTATGCATGcaactaattaaaataaatattttactagaaAAGCAGACGAACATCATCAAGCAACTCCTTCAATTCGAAATCGGGATCCATCAGAGCAAGAATTTCTGGATTCTTCAAGCATGACAAGCACATTTCGGTCGTCGATGGAAAAGTGCTTCTTAATTTTTCAAGCGTTTCGTCCAGCGTTTCTGACTGAATTTTTCCTAACAATTCATCTAACTTCGATTTTTGCAGTACTGCAATACAAGATATTTTCACAAGTTTACACAGAAAATGAAACTCTCACgaactaaattattttaaatattattaacaattttgaattatgaTAAATCTGTATATATTATCCTCAATGTTAAAAGAATGCGTCAAAAGAGAGGAGAATATTGAATTGCACGTACCACGTAATGTTGAAGTGGATGCGGCAAATATTTTCGTAGTTCCATTTCCATTTTCACGAACTGCTGAACTTTCTCTATTCCTGTACAAGCGCGGAGTGGACTTTTGGCTTCCTATGTTAATTTGAAGTTTCGAGGGATCCATAATATCCTGTAAAAAGTATTCGCATAATTATATTGccagttatttaaaataataagaaatcatCAAGAATAATTGACCTGCAacaaacaatttaataatttttaatcctatttatgtgtatatatgtatattgatatTTCAATGCAAATTTACTCCAACATTGTGCACTTGACGTTGAATATCGATGCTCTCTCCGGCCCAGAGAAACTTGTACATCGCAGGAACTGGCCCATTATTAGTCATCCTCAAAGTTTCCTCGGCGCTTGAGCCcgaaatgcaattaattatcaaatctTTACAAAGCAACGTGATATTCGGAAAGTTCACGGTACCCCTACATCGAATCTTGtcctaaaaataaataagcgaAAGTTTTACAAATTAGTTCGAATGATTTACAAATGCAAATCCtgcaaattttacattttataccTTGTTAGGATGCTCGTAATATTTGAACCAGAGAACACCGCTATAACTTTTCGAATAAGGATTATCGGGATTTACATTGGGCAAGAATTTTACTGGAATTATCGTGGTGGTCCCGCCCATCAGGACAATTTTCCTTTTGCATACAAGTACTTCCTGgtcttttatcaaataaaatggaGATTTCACGTATAGTTGGACGTTTAAATTCAACTGTGATTGATTTGTTACGACCAGTTCGTCTAAAAGCCAGGAAATCGgtggtattattattattttactcaatataataatgttatcgcgtgatataattaaagtttttaattattcctcATCAAATAAATTCCAAAATAGTACGCAGAATTTGTCTACCTGTATCTTGCGAGTCTTCTTCGGGATACATATCGATGCGAAATGTCAATTCTCTCTTATCGAACGCGATTTGTGGCTTCGTAAAAGTAGCCTTAAACGTGGACATTCCTACAAGTTCCCGTTTGCCTTTCCCGTAAATCTGTCCGAATATGTACCAATTTTCTGTCAGGACTTCGTTTCTGTAATGTGAAAAGACGTTTCTCAATAATATTGAagattgtaattataaaacagcaaaaattgtaaaaacatTACTTGATAACATAAACTCGTGAAACTTACAAAATGCTtttctaatcaaaattatttttgtcaatcaatgtttttaaaattacagagtaaaattttgattataattgaTGATACTTACACGTTCCAatgtattttacattgaaCTATATTCGAACCACTGGCTGGTACCTCTACAGAATTTGGTTCAATTCGAAACTTGCTGCTATAAGATTTTTAATGTTCCACATAacataatttgcataataatgCAGCAAATCTATGCacttttgataatatttattttttacgtaaaataaaaactataggCTTACGTTGAGCGACAATGATTTCTTTGAATACGCACTTCCGGCACGTTCGACCATATTATTTGATAAGAATGAGTACCGAGATTTTTCATAGTTATTGGCAGACTCTGATCTTGATGACTgttgaagatattaaataattttacaaatattatatacatacataaatacgagtgaaataatttctctttctgtctccgTTATTatctgatataaataaaaataaatattttaccaaTTTGTTTTACCTAAAGAGAAAACCcatattaaatattggaaatatCTGTGGTTCGAAAATAATGCTGCAACCGGTTCCTGTCGCTACCACGTTAATAGAAATCGATCGACTGTTGAGAATGTGCACGATTATGTTGCCAGAGTATTTACCAGCATCGCGTAGAAATATTTCAACTTCAATCTCTGCAGATTCGTTTGGTCCAACCTCGCCGGAAGATGGTTTAACGAGCCATGACGAATTTTTCTTACTCTaaacgatataattaaaaaatgtttaccCTTTACAAGTATCactaaaataatcaatttacttaaaaagttatgtgagAGATCATTACTGTTATCTTGAATTGTGCAGATATCGGCGAGTCATTAATGATACGAAAATTCATGATTTTCTTTCGAAGCACCTCTGACTCTCCGAAATTCAGGTAATTAGGTTGTACAGATATTACTGGTCCCTGACCGTTACATATAATCGAACAAGCTGCAACAGGAGCTTGCTGACCCATCGTTAGCATactgataaaaataagaaatgatattttaaaatatattttacgttaaaagttcgataaaaattttattaactttcgAAACTGCATTCTTTtagttttcataaatttgttcaaaaattatatataattattttatactttaatgTAATCGTCTGTCTGCCCAAAACTTTTGTAATAATCGAGACACTGATCGTCTTCGACTGTCGCGCCTTTAAGAAACCTTGATAGCAtgataatgaatatattacgGGCATATCCTCAGATACCTAAAAAACAAGATTATTAGAGTTTATAATAATCGCAATAGAAACATTAATATATGCTTCTCGTATATTAAACTCGCAAAATATTCGTAAATTCAGgaaataatttagtaattaCCATCTGCGGTATTATGCAAAAGTATCCATCCAAATCGGACTTGTTCCCCACGTTAATTGAACGAGAATAAGGGAAATTGATGAAACAGAATCGAATGGAGATCTCAGCGGGATTAATCGAAAGAGAAGGAATGACACCACAAAACCAGATCGGTAATATTACTGGATCCGAATCCGAATCCCACATATCGACTCGAATAATTGACCGTCCACATCGAGCCACATTCGCTGTATAGGTCACCTGCATGTttcgatataatttaatgtcatACCTTTTCGTGTAATTaagatatttgtataaaattcgattttatacaatttgtataagtttcgattttaaagatttattaatcatataaGTAATTCGAAAGATTTACGTTTAATTGGAGTGAACTATGCGCTTGCACCACTCCTTTGTGTGGATCGATCGTAAACTCGCGAGGATTACTCGGGAAACTTGGTTTCGCCTCAGATCTGGCGAATTCCTCACGAGTAATAGGCGCTTGATCGCCATCTTTCATCACGGATACGTTGAACGAAACTGGCACCAACGATAAATTACGAAGACATACCtgttgttttttgctgaatcCTGCAAATGCGTGTACGAACAATCGCGGTTTTGCTAGATGCAAGCTGCGTCAGTTATTGCGAACGATATACCTAAAGCAGTAACGCCAAAGTCAATGGTACTCTTGTCGAAATGCAACGTTGGACATATAATGCATCCCCTATGAAAATGTTcgacgatattaattaataataaatttgtaatgaaTTTTCGAGACGCGATAGTAATCAAGATAAATCGTACTTTACATGCAAAGACACTACTTCCAAACTCTCTTTAATTACGAAGTCAACTCGCTCCACGAAGTCTCCCTTTCGGTTTGAAGAGAATGATAAGTTGAATGACTTGTACTCGTCCGGGTTCAGCGTTAAAGCAGATGGGGTGACATTAATAGCGCCCCCAAAGTCTGTCGGTTTTGCTTTATAAATCAACGTACCGCAAATGTGTCCCTTATTCACCGCCACAATCTAAGATATAGTTTTATCCAACTTAATCCGAGTGCCGATAATTCGTCTTTCTTTAGACGCAGGCGAACTTATAGCGCTACCTCGTAATTGTGCACGGAGCACAGGAAAATATTCTTGAAGTCGATCGTGATCACATTGAGATAGAGAACTGGTCCCTTGCCGGTTCCGCGGAGGCTGCCATTGGAACGCGAAATTAAACGAGAAAATTCTGAGAATAGAAGGAAGTTTCTAAAGACGTTAGACTTATTGTTAGTTCTCTCGGTAACCTCAGGGGTATCCTGTCCTCGCGACCGGTCACCTCAAGATAAGCGGCGTTCGATATTTCTCCCACTTTCGTGGCTCGAAAAATCACTGTAATGTCTGCGGTGGATTGCGGCCAAATCTCACCACTCTGAAAATTACATTACTGGGAGCactaaaaggaaaaaaagcgaCAGCAGTCGTGAAGTTATTACGAGAGTACCTCAGGCATGAGAAGGAACGACGTATGATTATAACGGAAGTTTTCATTCTTCAGCGAAGCAATCTCGTCGGCGTAAATCCGTTGGCAAACGAGCTCGTGAATATCCGGCTggcaaatattgtaataaacgAGATTGACGTGTCGCACCACCTCCATATCGTACACCAGTTGAAACAATCTTTCGtatctgtaaataaaaaatagagcaGTCGCTGATCAGTAATTTCACGTAAAAATTAGTTGGAAGTGCTTCAGTGAGTGACAATAACAGCTTTATCGTACTCCTCTCTTCGCTGTGTATCCGTATCGGTGTCTTTGAAACGCATCCATTGAAATCTCACGATGTAGTCGCTTCTATTGTGAATAGTCAAGATCTTGCTTCTAGACAAGCTTAAATAAGTTTCCTCCATATTGATACTGTCTCTCTCAATCTGGATCGTGCAATTTATCGCCGAGCTCCGCAACGTCAAGCAAAATTTCTCTCCTGtcgataatttacattattgtaCGACGTTACGATACACGACATTGTATAatgtcattatatatatatagtatagtTCCTTGTCGATACCTGACTcgtaattaagaaaaagatCTGCTTCAAGATCGCCAGATTTCTCGGATAAAAACTTCGCAGTGAGTTGCATCATCTCTCCTTTGCTTAGCATACCCTTCGACGGCTCGACGGAGAAATACGgactgtaaataattattaattaatgagataAAGTATCATTTATCTCAAGGGAATAAAAATACTCTTCATTTGTCGACATCACTTATTTtaacagaataataatatatatgcgcgcacgtaatattatacattgaacaaatcatatatttaataattaaatatcttaacATACCTTCGCGTGTCTTCTCATTATtgcatttacataaaaaactCAAGTCCATTAAAGCTTGTtacaaattttcataattaaattaatctcttAACGTACTTGTTTACGCAAAAATTGAAGATTGCCGGCGCATCGCCCACGTTACGCACCGCGATAGTCTTCGACGAGGGAATTTTCACCGCAGTTTCCGGTATCTCGATTCGATCAGGAATATCTAAGATCGGTCTCGGGCCGATCGCTggaacaatattaatttagtatacagggtgaggcacctaaaacaggccacctgaatttctcggctgttattggtgatagaaaaaaatgtgtcagaccaaacttgcatggtttcgagggacacataatttgttctaaatagttttttattaggtggacgcgtagaggtcatatgaaggttaccttcgttttttttaaatggtatgatacgtaaaaaaacatttttacgtaccatctttgaagatgcgcacattgatctacgggtcaaaacattcaaggtcactgaaggccaactgcaagggaaaataatttactttatattgcctagagttctctgctattaaaaatactgtaaactcagaaatgaaaaagttctaacccttcgaaattttttctttttccgcgaagttctgagttgttgttatcattattttttatattgcctagagttctctgccattgaaaataccgtaaattcagaaatgaaaaaattctagcccttagaaattttttcttttccgagaagttctgagttgttgatatctatattttttatattgcctagagttctctgctattgaaaataccgtaaactcagaaatgaaaaagttctagcacttagaaattttagccttcagtgaccttgaatgattttgacccgtagctcaatgtgcgcatcttcaaacgctctactagatggtacataaaaaaacatatcataccatttaaaaaaacgaagttgaccttcatatgacctctacgcatccacctaataaaaaactatttagaacaaattatgtgtccctcgaaaccatacaagtttggtctgacacatttttttctatcaccaataacagccgagatattcaggtggcctgttttaggtgcctcaccctgtataatattctGCATACCGCTAGCTTTACATGTAAGCACAATGTAATAatcttctttctctcaccGATTACTGGTACCGCGAATACCTCGACGTCGCTGACGAATGCGATGCAATATTCGTAATCCCGCTTTTCCATCGGGCTGAATCTAACATTATAGACGTGAACGAGACCTGGTGCTATCATGCCACGGCAAATCGATCCGTTATATTCCACGGAGAAAAAAGGATCTGGGTGACGAGAGATCTTCAAGTGCCGCGACGCCTGCGGGGCGACATTTAGAGGGTGAGATCGAGCTCATGCATGTTGCACGATGAATGTCGTAACGAGAAATGCAttctaaaatatgtattaacaAAGTGTACAATGATAGAAAGGGGGAACTTTACTTTCGTCACGTTCCGAATCGTGAGCGTCGTGTTGTACACGTCGCCCGGCACGAATTGTTGAAAGAGGAGGATGCGGGGTGAAACCTCGAAACACTGGCTCTCGCAATGATCAGACAAAGATCGTACGTCAATACTGCGATCTGGTTTCAGCAAATAACCGATCCTCTCCTGACAGCTCATGAGCATCTGCTTCATGTATTCGCTGGGAAGTATGCTGTGCTGCAAGAATCGACGACATTGACGAGCGTGGCGCAGACACGAGAGTAAAATACGCTATCCCGTATATTACTTTGATTCACTAACTTCTCGTGATTCCGGATGGCATGATTTGCCGGTTAGAACCGCGAATATTTTCGCGGTATCGTGTATCATTGGATAACACGTGGCTGTACTTCTCTGTGTCTCGGTCATTCTTAACATGGGATTCTACGAAGACATATGTATGCTTCACGTCGCTATTTTAGC encodes the following:
- the LOC105276551 gene encoding hydrocephalus-inducing protein homolog, with the protein product MLRMTETQRSTATCYPMIHDTAKIFAVLTGKSCHPESREHSILPSEYMKQMLMSCQERIGYLLKPDRSIDVRSLSDHCESQCFEVSPRILLFQQFVPGDVYNTTLTIRNVTKASRHLKISRHPDPFFSVEYNGSICRGMIAPGLVHVYNVRFSPMEKRDYEYCIAFVSDVEVFAVPVIGEINIVPAIGPRPILDIPDRIEIPETAVKIPSSKTIAVRNVGDAPAIFNFCVNNPYFSVEPSKGMLSKGEMMQLTAKFLSEKSGDLEADLFLNYESGEKFCLTLRSSAINCTIQIERDSINMEETYLSLSRSKILTIHNRSDYIVRFQWMRFKDTDTDTQRREEYERLFQLVYDMEVVRHVNLVYYNICQPDIHELVCQRIYADEIASLKNENFRYNHTSFLLMPESGEIWPQSTADITVIFRATKVGEISNAAYLEVTGREDRIPLSLRGTGKGPVLYLNVITIDFKNIFLCSVHNYEIVAVNKGHICGTLIYKAKPTDFGGAINVTPSALTLNPDEYKSFNLSFSSNRKGDFVERVDFVIKESLEVVSLHVNVSVMKDGDQAPITREEFARSEAKPSFPSNPREFTIDPHKGVVQAHSSLQLNVTYTANVARCGRSIIRVDMWDSDSDPVILPIWFCGVIPSLSINPAEISIRFCFINFPYSRSINVGNKSDLDGYFCIIPQMVSEDMPVIYSLSCYQGFLKARQSKTISVSIITKVLGRQTITLNMLTMGQQAPVAACSIICNGQGPVISVQPNYLNFGESEVLRKKIMNFRIINDSPISAQFKITSKKNSSWLVKPSSGEVGPNESAEIEVEIFLRDAGKYSGNIIVHILNSRSISINVVATGTGCSIIFEPQIFPIFNMGFLFSHQDQSLPITMKNLGTHSYQIIWSNVPEVRIQRNHCRSTSKFRIEPNSVEVPASGSNIVQCKIHWNVQSSILLRNVFSHYRNEVLTENWYIFGQIYGKGKRELVGMSTFKATFTKPQIAFDKRELTFRIDMYPEEDSQDTETLIISRDNIIILSKIIIIPPISWLLDELVVTNQSQLNLNVQLYVKSPFYLIKDQEVLVCKRKIVLMGGTTTIIPVKFLPNVNPDNPYSKSYSGVLWFKYYEHPNKDKIRCRGTVNFPNITLLCKDLIINCISGSSAEETLRMTNNGPVPAMYKFLWAGESIDIQRQVHNVGVNLNRESSAVRENGNGTTKIFAASTSTLRVLQKSKLDELLGKIQSETLDETLEKLRSTFPSTTEMCLSCLKNPEILALMDPDFELKELLDDVRLLFYLHVIQILDIVPHEGILVPYSSQRVRFIFRGSEPMQVKAVALCEIFQGPTEVVNVFASADNVRYSVDRQIIDFGQKLFGEQCQSSFILENHSGICLNYEIHERDLESDTEKSDSAISALTVEPNKGLLDPLSSMKIRIEFQPTVHGAFQIEFELQVANEDPLILIAKGVTSYPQSIPCVPRDDIFKQHSAELGHQRSNY